Proteins encoded in a region of the Orcinus orca chromosome 8, mOrcOrc1.1, whole genome shotgun sequence genome:
- the TSKU gene encoding tsukushi isoform X4, protein MEQPVETEPVSAHTMLWPLLLLLAAGEAQTTRPCFPGCQCEVETFGLFDSFSLTRVDCSGLGPHIVPVPIPLDTAHLDLSSNRLETVNESVLAGPGYTTLAGLDLSHNLLTRFSPTAFSRLRYLESLDLSHNGLAALPAESFTSSPLSDVNLSHNRLREVSVSAFATHSQGRALHVDLSHNLLHSLVPHPARASLPAPTIQSLNLAWNRLHTVPDLRDLPLRYLSLDGNPLAAIGPGAFEGLAGLTHLSLGSLQRLPQLVPYGFRELQGLQVLDLSSNPKLKWAGPEVFSGLGSLQELDLSGTGLVPLPEKLLLHLPALQSISVGQGVQCRRLVREGTYPRQPGSTPKVALHCIDTQELAAGGSDTL, encoded by the exons ATGGAGCAGCCGGTGGAGACAGAGCCCGTCTCAG CCCACACCATGCTGTGGCCCCTGCTGCTGTTGCTGGCCGCCGGTGAGGCCCAGACCACCCGGCCCTGCTTCCCTGGATGCCAGTGTGAGGTGGAGACCTTTGGCCTCTTCGACAGCTTCAGCCTGACGCGAGTGGATTGCAGCGGCCTGGGCCCTCACATCGTGCCCGTGCCCATCCCCCTGGACACAGCCCACCTGGACCTGTCCTCCAACCGGCTGGAGACGGTGAACGAGTCCGTGCTGGCAGGCCCGGGCTACACCACGCTGGCCGGCCTGGATCTCAGCCACAACCTGCTCACCAGGTTCTCGCCCACGGCCTTCTCCCGCCTTCGCTACCTGGAGTCACTTGACCTCAGCCACAATGGCCTGGCCGCCCTGCCCGCCGAGAGCTTCACCAGCTCGCCCCTGAGCGACGTGAACCTGAGCCACAACCGGCTCCGCGAGGTCTCCGTGTCCGCCTTCGCCACCCACAGCCAGGGCAGGGCGCTGCACGTGGACCTCTCGCACAACCTCCTCCACAGCCTCGTGCCCCACCCCGCGCGGGCCAGCCTGCCGGCGCCCACCATCCAGAGCCTGAACCTGGCCTGGAACCGGCTCCACACTGTGCCCGACCTCCGGGACTTGCCCCTGCGCTACCTGAGCTTGGACGGGAACCCACTGGCGGCCATCGGCCCAGGGGCCTTCGAGGGGCTGGCGGGCCTTACACACCTGTCGCTGGGCAGCCTGCAGCGTCTCCCCCAGCTGGTGCCCTATGGCTTCCGTGAGCTGCAGGGCCTGCAGGTCCTGGATTTGTCAAGCAACCCCAAGCTCAAGTGGGCAGGACCCGAGGTGTTCTCAGGCCTGGGCTCCCTGCAAGAGCTGGACCTGTCAGGCACGGGCCTGGTGCCCCTGCCCGAGAAGCTGCTTCTCCACCTCCCGGCGCTGCAGAGCATCAGCGTGGGCCAGGGCGTGCAGTGCCGGCGCCTGGTGCGGGAGGGCACCtaccccaggcagcctggctccacccCCAAGGTGGCCCTGCACTGCATAGACACCCAGGAATTAGCTGCTGGGGGCTCTGATACCTTGTGA
- the TSKU gene encoding tsukushi isoform X3: MPGISSYSTCSVADPAPRPKDIKVNLTPFLPTGGQTAHTMLWPLLLLLAAGEAQTTRPCFPGCQCEVETFGLFDSFSLTRVDCSGLGPHIVPVPIPLDTAHLDLSSNRLETVNESVLAGPGYTTLAGLDLSHNLLTRFSPTAFSRLRYLESLDLSHNGLAALPAESFTSSPLSDVNLSHNRLREVSVSAFATHSQGRALHVDLSHNLLHSLVPHPARASLPAPTIQSLNLAWNRLHTVPDLRDLPLRYLSLDGNPLAAIGPGAFEGLAGLTHLSLGSLQRLPQLVPYGFRELQGLQVLDLSSNPKLKWAGPEVFSGLGSLQELDLSGTGLVPLPEKLLLHLPALQSISVGQGVQCRRLVREGTYPRQPGSTPKVALHCIDTQELAAGGSDTL; this comes from the exons ATGCCTGGTATATCTTCATATAGTACCTGCTCTGTGGCAGACCCGGCACCCAGGCCCAAGGACATAAAAGTGAACCTAACCCCATTCCTGCCCACAGGAGGACAGACAG CCCACACCATGCTGTGGCCCCTGCTGCTGTTGCTGGCCGCCGGTGAGGCCCAGACCACCCGGCCCTGCTTCCCTGGATGCCAGTGTGAGGTGGAGACCTTTGGCCTCTTCGACAGCTTCAGCCTGACGCGAGTGGATTGCAGCGGCCTGGGCCCTCACATCGTGCCCGTGCCCATCCCCCTGGACACAGCCCACCTGGACCTGTCCTCCAACCGGCTGGAGACGGTGAACGAGTCCGTGCTGGCAGGCCCGGGCTACACCACGCTGGCCGGCCTGGATCTCAGCCACAACCTGCTCACCAGGTTCTCGCCCACGGCCTTCTCCCGCCTTCGCTACCTGGAGTCACTTGACCTCAGCCACAATGGCCTGGCCGCCCTGCCCGCCGAGAGCTTCACCAGCTCGCCCCTGAGCGACGTGAACCTGAGCCACAACCGGCTCCGCGAGGTCTCCGTGTCCGCCTTCGCCACCCACAGCCAGGGCAGGGCGCTGCACGTGGACCTCTCGCACAACCTCCTCCACAGCCTCGTGCCCCACCCCGCGCGGGCCAGCCTGCCGGCGCCCACCATCCAGAGCCTGAACCTGGCCTGGAACCGGCTCCACACTGTGCCCGACCTCCGGGACTTGCCCCTGCGCTACCTGAGCTTGGACGGGAACCCACTGGCGGCCATCGGCCCAGGGGCCTTCGAGGGGCTGGCGGGCCTTACACACCTGTCGCTGGGCAGCCTGCAGCGTCTCCCCCAGCTGGTGCCCTATGGCTTCCGTGAGCTGCAGGGCCTGCAGGTCCTGGATTTGTCAAGCAACCCCAAGCTCAAGTGGGCAGGACCCGAGGTGTTCTCAGGCCTGGGCTCCCTGCAAGAGCTGGACCTGTCAGGCACGGGCCTGGTGCCCCTGCCCGAGAAGCTGCTTCTCCACCTCCCGGCGCTGCAGAGCATCAGCGTGGGCCAGGGCGTGCAGTGCCGGCGCCTGGTGCGGGAGGGCACCtaccccaggcagcctggctccacccCCAAGGTGGCCCTGCACTGCATAGACACCCAGGAATTAGCTGCTGGGGGCTCTGATACCTTGTGA
- the TSKU gene encoding tsukushi isoform X2: MLWPLLLLLAAGEAQTTRPCFPGCQCEVETFGLFDSFSLTRVDCSGLGPHIVPVPIPLDTAHLDLSSNRLETVNESVLAGPGYTTLAGLDLSHNLLTRFSPTAFSRLRYLESLDLSHNGLAALPAESFTSSPLSDVNLSHNRLREVSVSAFATHSQGRALHVDLSHNLLHSLVPHPARASLPAPTIQSLNLAWNRLHTVPDLRDLPLRYLSLDGNPLAAIGPGAFEGLAGLTHLSLGSLQRLPQLVPYGFRELQGLQVLDLSSNPKLKWAGPEVFSGLGSLQELDLSGTGLVPLPEKLLLHLPALQSISVGQGVQCRRLVREGTYPRQPGSTPKVALHCIDTQELAAGGSDTL, encoded by the coding sequence ATGCTGTGGCCCCTGCTGCTGTTGCTGGCCGCCGGTGAGGCCCAGACCACCCGGCCCTGCTTCCCTGGATGCCAGTGTGAGGTGGAGACCTTTGGCCTCTTCGACAGCTTCAGCCTGACGCGAGTGGATTGCAGCGGCCTGGGCCCTCACATCGTGCCCGTGCCCATCCCCCTGGACACAGCCCACCTGGACCTGTCCTCCAACCGGCTGGAGACGGTGAACGAGTCCGTGCTGGCAGGCCCGGGCTACACCACGCTGGCCGGCCTGGATCTCAGCCACAACCTGCTCACCAGGTTCTCGCCCACGGCCTTCTCCCGCCTTCGCTACCTGGAGTCACTTGACCTCAGCCACAATGGCCTGGCCGCCCTGCCCGCCGAGAGCTTCACCAGCTCGCCCCTGAGCGACGTGAACCTGAGCCACAACCGGCTCCGCGAGGTCTCCGTGTCCGCCTTCGCCACCCACAGCCAGGGCAGGGCGCTGCACGTGGACCTCTCGCACAACCTCCTCCACAGCCTCGTGCCCCACCCCGCGCGGGCCAGCCTGCCGGCGCCCACCATCCAGAGCCTGAACCTGGCCTGGAACCGGCTCCACACTGTGCCCGACCTCCGGGACTTGCCCCTGCGCTACCTGAGCTTGGACGGGAACCCACTGGCGGCCATCGGCCCAGGGGCCTTCGAGGGGCTGGCGGGCCTTACACACCTGTCGCTGGGCAGCCTGCAGCGTCTCCCCCAGCTGGTGCCCTATGGCTTCCGTGAGCTGCAGGGCCTGCAGGTCCTGGATTTGTCAAGCAACCCCAAGCTCAAGTGGGCAGGACCCGAGGTGTTCTCAGGCCTGGGCTCCCTGCAAGAGCTGGACCTGTCAGGCACGGGCCTGGTGCCCCTGCCCGAGAAGCTGCTTCTCCACCTCCCGGCGCTGCAGAGCATCAGCGTGGGCCAGGGCGTGCAGTGCCGGCGCCTGGTGCGGGAGGGCACCtaccccaggcagcctggctccacccCCAAGGTGGCCCTGCACTGCATAGACACCCAGGAATTAGCTGCTGGGGGCTCTGATACCTTGTGA
- the TSKU gene encoding tsukushi isoform X1 → MCAPRARHRPNSSLPCCPPGPRLGFKLFSGFLGNSARPPPPCSPGGGLWQPSPHSPPGVLRAARGWDRIGGWGNRQRLRTDPRRGWAERAAHASRTCWEERAHTMLWPLLLLLAAGEAQTTRPCFPGCQCEVETFGLFDSFSLTRVDCSGLGPHIVPVPIPLDTAHLDLSSNRLETVNESVLAGPGYTTLAGLDLSHNLLTRFSPTAFSRLRYLESLDLSHNGLAALPAESFTSSPLSDVNLSHNRLREVSVSAFATHSQGRALHVDLSHNLLHSLVPHPARASLPAPTIQSLNLAWNRLHTVPDLRDLPLRYLSLDGNPLAAIGPGAFEGLAGLTHLSLGSLQRLPQLVPYGFRELQGLQVLDLSSNPKLKWAGPEVFSGLGSLQELDLSGTGLVPLPEKLLLHLPALQSISVGQGVQCRRLVREGTYPRQPGSTPKVALHCIDTQELAAGGSDTL, encoded by the exons ATGTGCGCGCCGAGAGCCAGACACCGCCCCAACTCCTCGCTCCCCTGCTGTCCACCCGGGCCCAGACTTGGCTTCAAACTTTTCTCCGGGTTCCTCGGCAACAGCGCCCGTCCTCCTCCCCCCTGCAGTCCGGGCGGGGGGCTCTGGCAGCCCTCCCCTCATTCACCTCCAGGGGTCCTTAGAGCCGCGAGGGGATGGGACAGGATTGGTGGGTGGGGCAATCGGCAGCGCCTGAGGACTGACCCGCGCCGAGGCTGGGCAGAGCGCGCCGCACACGCCAGCCGAACGTGCTGGGAGGAGAGAG CCCACACCATGCTGTGGCCCCTGCTGCTGTTGCTGGCCGCCGGTGAGGCCCAGACCACCCGGCCCTGCTTCCCTGGATGCCAGTGTGAGGTGGAGACCTTTGGCCTCTTCGACAGCTTCAGCCTGACGCGAGTGGATTGCAGCGGCCTGGGCCCTCACATCGTGCCCGTGCCCATCCCCCTGGACACAGCCCACCTGGACCTGTCCTCCAACCGGCTGGAGACGGTGAACGAGTCCGTGCTGGCAGGCCCGGGCTACACCACGCTGGCCGGCCTGGATCTCAGCCACAACCTGCTCACCAGGTTCTCGCCCACGGCCTTCTCCCGCCTTCGCTACCTGGAGTCACTTGACCTCAGCCACAATGGCCTGGCCGCCCTGCCCGCCGAGAGCTTCACCAGCTCGCCCCTGAGCGACGTGAACCTGAGCCACAACCGGCTCCGCGAGGTCTCCGTGTCCGCCTTCGCCACCCACAGCCAGGGCAGGGCGCTGCACGTGGACCTCTCGCACAACCTCCTCCACAGCCTCGTGCCCCACCCCGCGCGGGCCAGCCTGCCGGCGCCCACCATCCAGAGCCTGAACCTGGCCTGGAACCGGCTCCACACTGTGCCCGACCTCCGGGACTTGCCCCTGCGCTACCTGAGCTTGGACGGGAACCCACTGGCGGCCATCGGCCCAGGGGCCTTCGAGGGGCTGGCGGGCCTTACACACCTGTCGCTGGGCAGCCTGCAGCGTCTCCCCCAGCTGGTGCCCTATGGCTTCCGTGAGCTGCAGGGCCTGCAGGTCCTGGATTTGTCAAGCAACCCCAAGCTCAAGTGGGCAGGACCCGAGGTGTTCTCAGGCCTGGGCTCCCTGCAAGAGCTGGACCTGTCAGGCACGGGCCTGGTGCCCCTGCCCGAGAAGCTGCTTCTCCACCTCCCGGCGCTGCAGAGCATCAGCGTGGGCCAGGGCGTGCAGTGCCGGCGCCTGGTGCGGGAGGGCACCtaccccaggcagcctggctccacccCCAAGGTGGCCCTGCACTGCATAGACACCCAGGAATTAGCTGCTGGGGGCTCTGATACCTTGTGA